The following proteins are co-located in the Anas platyrhynchos isolate ZD024472 breed Pekin duck chromosome 1, IASCAAS_PekinDuck_T2T, whole genome shotgun sequence genome:
- the SLC19A2 gene encoding thiamine transporter 1 — MAVPRGARPGGPGCCWALPTALLCAYGFFCSVRPSEPFLTRYLLEPHKNLSETQVFNEIYPVWTYSYLALLFPVFLATDYLRYKPVVLLQGLSLIVTWFMLLYAQGLRAVQLLEFFYGVGTATDVAYYSYIYSVVDVELYQKVTSYCRSATLVGYTVGSVSGQVLVSVAGWSLFSLNVISLTSVSIAFGTAWFLPMPRKSLFFHHVSSQPFSMEMKVMDCKNGAAVQDQPSVQRTPGWEDETKVPLNVEGSSAEKQEQKVDIVKVLKDLWRDFLQCYSSWTMLCWSVRWALSTCGYFQVINYAQGLWEMVLPSNSTEIYNGGVEAASTLLGAVAVFVVGHIKTSWAMWGEVALALLSFLIAAAVYIMDTIRNIWVCYASYVVFRIIYMLLITIATFQIATNLSVERYALVFGVNTFIALALQTLLTLIVVDSRGLGLDIFTQFMIYASYFAVISLVFLGSGIYSIIRAYRRQEQMPSRSPESH; from the exons CTGCTGTGCGCCTACGGCTTCTTCTGCAGCGTGCGGCCCTCCGAGCCCTTCCTCACCCGCTACCTGCTGGAGCCGCACAAAAACCTCTCCGAGACGCAG GTGTTCAACGAGATCTACCCGGTGTGGACGTACTCCTACCTGGCGCTGCTGTTCCCCGTGTTCCTGGCCACTGACTACCTGCGCTACAAGCccgtggtgctgctgcagggcctgAGCCTCATCGTCACCTGGTTCATGCTGCTCTACGCCCAGGGGCTGCGGGCCGTCCAGCTCCTCGAGTTCTTCTATGGGGTGGGGACCGCCACCGACGTCGCCTACTACTCCTACATCTACAGCGTCGTCGACGTGGAGCTATACCAGAAGGTCACCAGCTACTGCCGCAGTGCCACCCTGGTGGGCTACACGGTGGGCTCGGTGTCCGGGCAGGTCCTCGTGTCTGTGGCGGGGTGGTCCCTCTTCAGCCTCAACGTCATCTCCTTAACCTCTGTATCCATTGCCTTCGGCACGGCCTGGTTCCTGCCGATGCCGCGGAAAAGCCTTTTCTTCCACCACGTCTCCAGTCAGCCGTTCAGCATGGAGATGAAGGTCATGGACTGTAAGAACGGAGCGGCTGTCCAAGATCAGCCCAGCGTGCAGAGGACGCCGGGCTGGGAGGATGAGACTAAAGTTCCCTTAAACGTGGAGgggagctcagcagagaaaCAG GAGCAGAAAGTAGACATCGTGAAGGTGCTCAAGGATCTCTGGCGGGACTTCCTGCAGTGCTATTCCTCTTGGACCATGCTGTGCTGGTCAGTGCGGTGGGCACTGTCCACTTGTGGCTACTTCCAGGTCATCAACTACGCTCAGGGCCTGTGGGAGATGGTGCTGCCTTCtaacagcacagaaatctaCAATGGTGGCGTGGAGGCCGCCTCAACGCTGCTAG GAGCTGTTGCAGTGTTTGTTGTGGGCCATATAAAAACATCCTGGGCAATGTGGGGTGAAGTGGCACTTGccctcctctcctttctcattgctgctgctgtatATATCATGGACACTATTCGCAACATCTGGGTGTGCTATGCATCGTATGTTGTCTTCAGAATTATCTACATGCTGCTAATCACAATAGCAAC GTTCCAGATCGCTACAAATCTCAGTGTGGAGAGGTACGCCCTGGTGTTTGGGGTCAATACTTTCATTGCCTTAGCACTTCAGACGCTGCTCACGTTGATTGTTGTGGATTCCAGAGGGCTTGGGCTGGACATCTTCACCCAG TTCATGATTTATGCATCTTACTTTGCGGTTATCTCCCTGGTGTTCCTGGGCAGTGGCATATACAGTATTATTAGAGCTTACAGAAGACAAGAGCAGATGCCAAGCAGATCTCCTGAAAGCCACTAG